A region from the Rosa rugosa chromosome 6, drRosRugo1.1, whole genome shotgun sequence genome encodes:
- the LOC133714988 gene encoding protein ABIL2-like isoform X2: MGTMATPIPRVASNFDEVSMHQSLLFSDSLKDLKNLRSQLYSAAEYFELSYTNDDQKHIVVETLKDYAIKALVNTVDHLGSVTYKVNDLLDEKVDEVSGTEFRVSCIEQRLRTCQEYIDHEGLSQQSSVIDTPKYHKRYILPVGETMRGANKAKSKYKGCNLDDEDEWHQFRNAVRATIRETPPTTVRGRSSSPQPQRPAVFSFTSTMPKKELDKRTVSPHRFPLLRSGSLASRPTTPSKSQSTTPNSSRPTTPNLSNARRRYPSEPRKSASMRLPAERDHGREVEQYPSKSKRLLKALLSRRKSKKDDMLYTYLDEY, encoded by the exons ATGGGAACAATGGCTACGCCCATCCCTCGTGTTGCATCTAATTTTGATGAGGTTTCTATGCATCAGAGCTTGCTCTTCTCTGATAGTCTCAAG GATTTGAAGAATTTGAGATCACAATTATACTCAGCAGCAGAGTACTTTGAACTTTCTTATACAAATGATGACCAAAAGCATAT AGTGGTAGAAACATTGAAAGATTATGCCATTAAAGCTCTTGTGAATACAGTGGACCATTTGGGTTCTGTGACATATAAGGTCAATGACCTCTTGGATGAAAAAGTGGATGAAGTTTCTGGCACAGAATTTCGGGTTTCTTGCATTGAACAG AGGCTGAGGACATGTCAAGAATATATTGATCATGAGGGTCTTTCCCAACAGTCATCAGTGATAGATACTCCCAAATACCACAAGCGGTACATCTTGCCAG TTGGTGAGACCATGCGTGGAGCCAACAAAGCTAAATCTAAATACAAAGGATGCAACttagatgatgaagatgaatgGCATCAATTTCGGAATG CTGTTCGTGCTACAATTAGAGAAACCCCACCAACTACAGTCAG AGGGCGGTCTTCATCTCCACAACCTCAAAGACCTGCAGTTTTTTCATTTACATCTACCATGCCCAAGAAAGAATTAG ATAAGCGAACAGTTTCACCTCATCGGTTTCCGCTTTTACGGTCTGGATCTCTTGCAAGTAGGCCGACAACTCCAAGCAAAAGTCAGTCAACTACCCCAAACTCAAGTAGACCGACGACTCCAAATCTTTCTAATGCAAGACGGCGG TACCCTTCAGAGCCTCGAAAATCAGCTTCAATGCGGCTACCGGCTGAAAGAGATCATGGCAGAGAGGTTGAACAATACCCCAGCAAAAGTAAACGCCTCCTCAAAGCCTTGCTTAGCCGGCGCAAGTCAAAGAAAGATGACATGTTATACACTTATTTGGATGAATACTGA
- the LOC133718361 gene encoding cyclic nucleotide-gated ion channel 1-like has protein sequence MYSELFGTFFATQREMDCWHSVCQRHKGCQPSTFSCSERRNGLRTIPSLDKECPINPPDERKGKHFNFGIFADALDYRLVQSTDFPQKFLNCFSWGLRNLSSLSQNLQTSTYAWENLFAVFISIVGMLLFIYLIGSLQTYLQFATARSEKIRRKMLTKNLEVDLWLSRKGRPSNLR, from the exons AT GTACTCGGAGCTCTTTGGTACTTTTTTTGCCACTCAACGAGAGATGGATTGTTGGCATTCTGTTTGCCAACGTCACAAGGGATGTCAACCTAGTACCTTTAGTTGTAGTGAACGACGAAATGGATTGAGAACTATCCCATCGTTAGACAAAGAATGTCCGATAAACCCACCGGAcgaaaggaaaggaaagcacTTTAATTTTGGTATATTTGCTGATGCGCTTGACTACCGCCTAGTGCAGTCGACTGATTTTCCTCAAAAATTCTTGAACTGTTTCTCGTGGGGGCTGCGAAATCTGAG CTCTCTTAGTCAAAACCTCCAAACAAGTACCTATGCATGGGAAAACCTCTTTGCCGTGTTTATTTCCATTGTAGGCATGCTACTGTTTATATATCTCATCGGAAGTCTGCAG ACATATTTGCAGTTTGCAACTGCAAGATCAGAGAAGATTAGACGGAAGATGTTAACGAAAAATTTAGAGGTTGATTTGTGGCTATCTAGAAAGGGACGGCCTAGCAATTTGAGGTAG
- the LOC133717016 gene encoding cyclic nucleotide-gated ion channel 1-like, with protein MKEEIMKNIKKKLDEDINADVENVFSVLPWYTKKALKRVLCMSALRKVPMLSQMDEKVLKMMCDYLKPVNYPEDTLVFQMGEPLDRMVFITEGFMWTYTTATESGHFGKATEPATSPSMDTNFLKKGDSYGHALLHFASSSLAALPSSDANVRCHTNVEAFVLMAKDLRNIVTKCEFLWPFDYNASQVEAAEQVVPLAQPFPVEVGISRCGSI; from the exons ATGAAGGAAGAGATCATGAAAAACATCAAGAAAAAATTGGACGAGGACATAAATGCAGATGTGGAGAATGTATTCTCTGTTCTTCCCTGGTATACCAAGAAAGCTCTAAAGCGCGTTCTTTGCATGAGTGCGCTAAGAAAA GTACCAATGCTTAGCCAGATGGATGAAAAAGTTTTGAAAATGATGTGCGACTATCTGAAGCCGGTGAATTACCCAGAGGATACCCTGGTTTTTCAGATGGGAGAACCACTTGATCGAATGGTATTCATTACAGAAGGGTTTATGTGGACTTACACGACTGCTACTGAGAGTGGTCATTTTGGAAAAGCAACAGAACCGGCTACTTCTCCATCCATGGATACCAACTTCCTCAAGAAGGGTGATTCTTATGGACACGCGCTTCTGCATTTTGCATCATCATCTCTTGCGGCACTTCCTTCCTCGGACGCAAATGTCCGGTGTCACACAAACGTAGAGGCGTTTGTTCTCATGGCCAAGGACTTGAGAAACATAGTAACTAAATGCGAATTTTTGTGGCCTTTCGACTACAATGCTTCTCAAGTTGAGGCGGCGGAACAGGTGGTGCCACTGGCACAGCCGTTTCCAGTAGAGGTGGGCATAAGTCGGTGTGGGTCGATTTAA
- the LOC133714988 gene encoding protein ABIL2-like isoform X1, with protein MGTMATPIPRVASNFDEVSMHQSLLFSDSLKDLKNLRSQLYSAAEYFELSYTNDDQKHIVVETLKDYAIKALVNTVDHLGSVTYKVNDLLDEKVDEVSGTEFRVSCIEQRLRTCQEYIDHEGLSQQSSVIDTPKYHKRYILPVGETMRGANKAKSKYKGCNLDDEDEWHQFRNAVRATIRETPPTTVSRGRSSSPQPQRPAVFSFTSTMPKKELDKRTVSPHRFPLLRSGSLASRPTTPSKSQSTTPNSSRPTTPNLSNARRRYPSEPRKSASMRLPAERDHGREVEQYPSKSKRLLKALLSRRKSKKDDMLYTYLDEY; from the exons ATGGGAACAATGGCTACGCCCATCCCTCGTGTTGCATCTAATTTTGATGAGGTTTCTATGCATCAGAGCTTGCTCTTCTCTGATAGTCTCAAG GATTTGAAGAATTTGAGATCACAATTATACTCAGCAGCAGAGTACTTTGAACTTTCTTATACAAATGATGACCAAAAGCATAT AGTGGTAGAAACATTGAAAGATTATGCCATTAAAGCTCTTGTGAATACAGTGGACCATTTGGGTTCTGTGACATATAAGGTCAATGACCTCTTGGATGAAAAAGTGGATGAAGTTTCTGGCACAGAATTTCGGGTTTCTTGCATTGAACAG AGGCTGAGGACATGTCAAGAATATATTGATCATGAGGGTCTTTCCCAACAGTCATCAGTGATAGATACTCCCAAATACCACAAGCGGTACATCTTGCCAG TTGGTGAGACCATGCGTGGAGCCAACAAAGCTAAATCTAAATACAAAGGATGCAACttagatgatgaagatgaatgGCATCAATTTCGGAATG CTGTTCGTGCTACAATTAGAGAAACCCCACCAACTACAGTCAG TAGAGGGCGGTCTTCATCTCCACAACCTCAAAGACCTGCAGTTTTTTCATTTACATCTACCATGCCCAAGAAAGAATTAG ATAAGCGAACAGTTTCACCTCATCGGTTTCCGCTTTTACGGTCTGGATCTCTTGCAAGTAGGCCGACAACTCCAAGCAAAAGTCAGTCAACTACCCCAAACTCAAGTAGACCGACGACTCCAAATCTTTCTAATGCAAGACGGCGG TACCCTTCAGAGCCTCGAAAATCAGCTTCAATGCGGCTACCGGCTGAAAGAGATCATGGCAGAGAGGTTGAACAATACCCCAGCAAAAGTAAACGCCTCCTCAAAGCCTTGCTTAGCCGGCGCAAGTCAAAGAAAGATGACATGTTATACACTTATTTGGATGAATACTGA
- the LOC133717017 gene encoding uncharacterized protein LOC133717017, protein MRLLSWNCQGLGAALTGKSLRRLVKRHSPSMLFLMETRQQESVLKFWMRQLCFDHYFVVDPTDNGGGGLALFWDNSVQVSSIIGTVNYINTSLYFISENFHCNVSWLYGNPHVNQKSVFWRSLYTVFSPHVLPWLCLGDFNEIMWLHEKWGGLPQPRWRINLFKDFLNHAHLSDLLFQGPDYTWYCFQHGKVVIKERLDRAFGNNAWIANQPTSQVFHLPLLGSDHRPIMLDTKPTERLTPPIFRFEHLWTTHPTSTQIVQANWQNSPSPLQATNWVSNLKECQTSLSSWAKNTFPNFGKVASDGQSRIQSLLDSDLPDAHQQITAVSDEIASHWALEELYWKQRSRVSWLAHGDLNTRFFHQATILRRRRNKILRLQNDFGHWLTNERDIVDHLNNFFRDMYVSSPTDHVQTVLDFVDPVVTSDMNNALLS, encoded by the coding sequence ATGAGGCTATTATCGTGGAATTGTCAGGGACTGGGGGCGGCCCTGACTGGAAAGTCTCTCCGACGTTTGGTTAAACGTCATAGCCCCTCTATGCTTTTTCTTATGGAGACTCGTCAGCAAGAATCAGTGCTCAAGTTTTGGATGCGTCAACTTTGTTTTGACCATTACTTTGTCGTTGATCCTACTGACAATGGGGGTGGTGGTCTTGCTCTCTTTTGGGACAACTCTGTCCAAGTCTCCAGTATTATCGGCACGGTTAATTATATTAATACTAGTCTGTAttttatttctgaaaatttccatTGTAATGTGTCTTGGTTGTATGGGAACCCCCATGTTAATCAAAAATCGGTCTTCTGGCGTTCGTTGTACACTGTCTTCTCCCCTCATGTTTTACCTTGGTTGTGCTTGGGGGATTTTAACGAAATCATGTGGCTGCATGAAAAATGGGGTGGCCTCCCTCAGCCTCGGTGGAGGATTAATCTGTTTAAAGACTTCCTGAACCATGCCCACCTATCGGATCTTCTTTTTCAGGGGCCGGATTACACCTGGTACTGCTTCCAACATGGTAAGGTGGTTATCAAGGAGAGGTTGGACCGCGCCTTTGGCAACAATGCTTGGATTGCAAATCAGCCGACTTCCCAGGTCTTTCACCTTCCTTTACTTGGTTCTGATCATCGCCCAATTATGCTGGACACTAAGCCCACAGAGCGTCTGACTCCGCCTATCTTCCGGTTCGAACACTTGTGGACCACACATCCAACTAGCACTCAGATTGTCCAAGCCAACTGGCAGAACTCTCCCTCCCCATTACAGGCTACAAACTGGGTTTCAAATCTCAAAGAGTGCCAAACTTCTCTATCCTCTTGGGCAAAAAATACCTTTCCCAATTTTGGCAAAGTTGCATCTGATGGCCAAAGTAGAATCCAATCTCTTTTGGACTCTGATCTTCCTGATGCCCATCAGCAAATCACTGCTGTGTCTGATGAAATTGCTTCCCATTGGGCCTTGGAGGAATTATATTGGAAACAAAGATCAAGAGTCTCGTGGCTTGCCCATGGCGACCTCAACACCCGTTTCTTCCACCAAGCAACAATTCTGCGTCGTCGAAGAAATAAGATTCTGAGACTCCAAAACGATTTTGGCCACTGGTTAACAAATGAGAGAGATATTGTTGATCATCTCAACAACTTCTTTCGTGACATGTATGTTTCTTCCCCAACTGACCACGTGCAAACTGTTCTGGATTTTGTTGACCCGGTGGTAACCTCCGATATGAACAATGCTCTGTTGTCTTAA